Proteins encoded in a region of the Leopardus geoffroyi isolate Oge1 chromosome E2, O.geoffroyi_Oge1_pat1.0, whole genome shotgun sequence genome:
- the LOC123578015 gene encoding vomeronasal type-1 receptor 4-like, producing MTSADLKIAVIFLVQITIGILGNFSLLYHYMSLCFNGGRSRSTDVIFRDLTVANSLVILSRGIPETMAAFGLRYVLNDFGCKVVFYMHRVARGVSIGTTCLLSIFQAISISPRSSRWAEMKAKALKYIGPSTILCWILHMLVNIIVPMYVIKKWSNENITTIDFKYCSATLHDKGTDFLCATVTSIPDVLCLGLMSWASGSMVFILYTHKQRVQHIHRNNLSSRFSPETRATQTILVLVSTFVSFYTLSSIIYICFSCFGKTTWWLVNTSALINICFPTVSPFILLSCNPCVSRLFCTCTGRNTQLPHLTRNI from the coding sequence ATGACGTCTGCGGATTTGAAAATTGCAGTAATCTTCCTGGTCCAGATTACCATTGGAATCCTGGGGAATTTCTCACTCTTATATCATTATATGTCCCTTTGCTTCAATGGAGGTAGGTCAAGATCCACAGATGTGATTTTCAGGGACTTGACTGTAGCCAACTCTTTGGTCATTCTCTCGAGAGGAATCCCGGAGACCATGGCAGCTTTTGGGTTGAGATATGTTCTCAATGACTTTGGATGCAAAGTTGTTTTCTATATGCACAGAGTGGCCAGGGGTGTGTCCATTGGCACTACCTGCCTCTTGAGTATCTTCCAGGCCATCAGCATCAGTCCCAGGAGTTCCAGGTGGGCAGAGATGAAAGCAAAAGCCCTGAAGTACATTGGCCCCTCCACCATTTTGTGCTGGATTCTGCACATGTTGGTAAATATCATAGTACCTATGtatgtgattaaaaaatggaGTAATGAAAACATCACAACTATAGACTTTAAGTACTGTTCAGCTACACTTCATGACAAAGGTACAGACTTCCTATGTGCAACTGTCACATCCATCCCTGATGTTTTGTGTTTGGGGCTCATGTCCTGGGCCAGCGGCTCCATGGTTTTCATCCTTTACACACACAAGCAAAGGGTCCAACACATTCATAGGAACAACCTGTCATCTAGATTCTCCCCTGAGACCAGAGCCACTCAAACCATCCTTGTCCTGGTAAGCacctttgtatctttttatacCCTCTCTTCcatcatttacatttgtttttcttgttttggcaAGACCACTTGGTGGCTGGTGAACACCTCTGCCTTAATCAATATCTGTTTCCCAACTGTCAGCCCCTTTATTCTCTTAAGTTGTAACCCCTGTGTATCTAGACTCTTCTGTACATGTACTGGAAGAAATACACAACTACCCCATCTCACCAGAAACATATAA
- the LOC123578018 gene encoding vomeronasal type-1 receptor 4-like produces MASMDVATGTIFLSQTVFGTLGNFSLLYHYLFLYSTEHRVRPTDLILKHLMIANSLALLSKGVPQTMTAFGFKDFLNEAGCKLVFYLHRSGRAMSMSSICLLSVFQAIMISPRDSTQAELKLKAPKHTGSFVFLCWILAMLANISFPVNVTGKWSNANITMKKDLGYCSGVGNNKLMLSVLAAMLSFPDVLCLWLMIWASGSMVSILHRHKQRVRYIRGNKLSARCSPESTATQRILVLVSIFVSFYTLSSTFQLCIALINNPSWLLVNISAFINGCFPTVSPYVLINHGSSLSRLCFVWPRNKIS; encoded by the coding sequence ATGGCATCCATGGATGTGGCCACTGGAACAATCTTCTTATCACAGACAGTATTTGGAACTCTTggaaatttctctcttctctaccaTTATCTCTTCCTTTACTCCACTGAGCACAGGGTGAGGCCCACAGATTTGATTCTCAAGCACCTGATGATAGCCAACTCCTTAGCCCTGCTTTCTAAAGGAGTCCCGCAGACAATGACAGCTTTCGGTTTCAAAGATTTCCTCAACGAAGCCGGATGCAAACTGGTTTTCTATCTTCACAGAAGTGGAAGGGCCATGTCCATGAGCAGCATCTGCCTCTTGAGTGTCTTTCAGGCCATCATGATCAGCCCAAGAGACTCCACACAGGCAGAACTTAAACTGAAGGCTCCCAAGCACACTGgctcctttgttttcttgtgcTGGATTCTGGCAATGCTGGCAAACATCTCTTTTCCCGTAAATGTGACTGGCAAATGGAGCAACGCAAACATCACCATGAAAAAGGATTTGGGATACTGCTCTGGCGTGGGCAATAACAAACTCATGTTATCAGTACTGGCAGCGATGTTATCATTCCCTGATGTTTTATGTCTGTGGCTCATGATCTGGGCCAGCGGCTCCATGGTTTCCATCCTGCACAGGCACAAGCAGCGGGTCAGATACATTCGTGGCAACAAACTCTCTGCTAGATGCTCCCCCGAGTCCACTGCCACCCAAAGAATCCTTGTCCTTGTGAGCATCTTCGTGTCATTTTACACCCTGTCCTCCACCTTCCAACTCTGCATTGCTCTTATTAATAATCCCAGTTGGTTGCTGGTGAACATCTCTGCCTTCATCAATGGATGTTTCCCAACTGTCAGCCCCTATGTTCTCATAAACCACGGCTCCAGCCTGTCCAGGCTCTGCTTTGTCTGGCCAAGGAACAAAATCTCCTGA